A stretch of the Terriglobales bacterium genome encodes the following:
- a CDS encoding response regulator, translating to MSIQILVVDDHEAHRYAMGKILQNAGYEVILAKDGEEALDLASQHAPQVVLLDINMPGINGYQVCRQIKSDERTKHAAVIFHTGTEATSIARSQAESVGASAFLTYPISTDHLLSVVEGAAARFRK from the coding sequence ATGTCTATTCAGATCCTGGTCGTTGACGATCACGAAGCGCACCGCTATGCCATGGGGAAAATTCTCCAGAACGCAGGCTATGAGGTAATTCTCGCCAAGGACGGCGAAGAAGCCCTTGACCTCGCCAGCCAGCACGCTCCGCAGGTAGTTTTGCTGGACATCAACATGCCAGGTATCAATGGGTACCAAGTCTGCCGCCAGATCAAATCAGACGAACGTACCAAGCACGCGGCAGTCATTTTTCATACCGGAACCGAGGCGACATCCATTGCACGCAGCCAGGCGGAGAGCGTCGGGGCCAGCGCCTTCCTCACTTACCCGATAAGCACCGACCATCTTTTGAGTGTCGTGGAAGGTGCGGCCGCGCGCTTCCGAAAGTAG
- a CDS encoding APC family permease, translating into MGSTAPPNSPSSDRVRIVVATSVMLTFISYWRAAAVILNDLGSSAFYAGGIAEQAIGKTAPWFIIGVMLFSFAVRAVYVESCSMFVRGGVYRIVKEAIGGGFAKAAVSALMFDYVLTGPISGVSAGQYLGGLLNELLAYADSVGFIPPSIHQAFGGTPQVPVNWVAVTLAAIVTIYYWWQNIKGIEESSEKALRVMQITTVMVVILLSWAGITLLIRKDWQLPPAPIPSNLNFAEHALGFLSGSDIWKLFPLIGIMMAFGHSVLAMSGEESLAQVYREIAHPKLKNLKRTALIIAIYSFIFTGIVSLLAVMLIPDAVRVPVYKDNLIAGLAMYLVGPQFLKILFRVFVVFVGFLILSGAINTAIVGSNGVLNRVSEDGVLTDWFRKPHKRYGTSYRNINMVVIFQLIIIFVSRGDVYLLGEAYAFGVMWSFVFNSTSMLLLRFKYKGERGWKVPPNFKIGNFEVPVGLASVCFVLVSTAIINLFTKSVATVSGLIFAGVFFAIFTISEKVNKRKHADAERQMREHFQLLHRDNVATDSVGVRPNNVLVAVRDYNAMYHLLWALQHTDTDKDDIVVMSARISRFGTGTSDLAMEQIFSDYEQTLFTRAVSVAEKAGKRISLLVVPARDPWSAIVQTANAMQSSAVIIGLSSRMSSQEQAFNLGRAWEAAPEPKRQFVLQVVRPDISVDTFRIGPHAPTMKSEDVHLVHRLWLSITKERGMDRVHHSDVVTLALTRFARDYTGRDRDDILRELKHDGGRAQTPSLPDEGPTLTAEPPSPDEETDKHKRPPSSNRPF; encoded by the coding sequence ATGGGCTCCACTGCGCCGCCAAACTCGCCTTCATCCGATCGTGTACGAATCGTAGTCGCAACGTCGGTGATGCTGACGTTCATCTCCTATTGGAGAGCGGCTGCCGTCATTCTAAACGACCTCGGCTCGTCGGCCTTTTACGCCGGCGGCATCGCCGAGCAGGCCATCGGAAAAACCGCGCCCTGGTTCATTATCGGCGTCATGCTCTTCTCGTTCGCGGTGCGCGCCGTGTACGTCGAGAGCTGCTCGATGTTTGTGCGCGGCGGCGTGTACCGCATTGTTAAGGAAGCCATCGGCGGCGGTTTCGCCAAGGCGGCAGTTTCGGCGCTGATGTTCGACTACGTCCTGACCGGGCCAATTTCAGGCGTTTCTGCCGGCCAATACCTCGGAGGCCTTTTAAACGAACTGCTGGCCTACGCCGATTCCGTAGGATTCATACCCCCGAGCATTCACCAGGCATTCGGTGGGACTCCGCAAGTCCCCGTGAACTGGGTGGCCGTCACCCTTGCCGCGATCGTCACGATCTACTACTGGTGGCAGAACATCAAGGGCATTGAGGAATCAAGCGAGAAGGCCCTGCGCGTGATGCAGATTACCACCGTCATGGTGGTCATCCTGCTCAGTTGGGCCGGCATAACGCTGCTCATTCGTAAGGACTGGCAACTTCCTCCCGCCCCGATTCCGAGCAACCTCAATTTCGCGGAGCACGCATTAGGCTTCCTGAGTGGAAGCGATATTTGGAAGCTCTTCCCCCTGATTGGCATCATGATGGCCTTCGGCCACTCCGTGCTGGCCATGAGCGGTGAGGAGAGCCTTGCCCAGGTCTACCGCGAAATCGCTCACCCCAAACTCAAGAACCTGAAGCGCACAGCGCTCATCATTGCCATCTACAGCTTCATCTTCACCGGCATTGTTTCGTTGCTGGCGGTGATGCTGATTCCCGACGCAGTCCGCGTGCCGGTCTACAAAGACAACCTGATTGCAGGGTTGGCGATGTACCTGGTAGGCCCGCAATTCCTGAAGATCCTGTTCCGCGTCTTTGTGGTGTTCGTCGGTTTCCTGATTCTTTCGGGAGCCATTAACACTGCCATAGTCGGCTCCAACGGCGTCCTCAACCGCGTCTCCGAAGACGGCGTGCTTACCGACTGGTTCCGTAAACCGCACAAGCGCTACGGCACCAGCTACCGCAACATCAACATGGTGGTGATCTTCCAGTTGATCATCATCTTTGTGAGCCGGGGCGATGTTTACCTATTGGGCGAAGCCTATGCCTTCGGCGTAATGTGGAGCTTCGTCTTCAACAGCACGTCGATGCTGTTGCTGCGCTTCAAGTACAAGGGCGAACGTGGCTGGAAAGTCCCACCCAACTTCAAGATTGGAAATTTCGAAGTTCCCGTCGGACTCGCGTCCGTCTGCTTTGTCCTGGTTTCCACCGCCATCATTAACCTGTTTACGAAGTCGGTCGCGACGGTAAGTGGTCTCATCTTCGCCGGCGTGTTCTTTGCCATCTTCACCATTTCGGAGAAGGTGAACAAGCGCAAGCATGCCGACGCCGAGCGGCAGATGCGGGAACACTTCCAGTTACTACATCGGGACAATGTCGCTACGGACTCCGTGGGTGTTCGCCCGAATAACGTGCTCGTCGCCGTTCGCGATTACAACGCGATGTATCACCTGCTGTGGGCGCTGCAACATACCGACACGGACAAGGACGACATTGTCGTCATGTCGGCCCGCATTAGCCGTTTCGGGACCGGCACGTCCGACCTTGCCATGGAGCAGATATTCAGCGATTACGAGCAAACGCTCTTCACTCGTGCTGTCTCCGTTGCTGAAAAGGCTGGCAAGCGCATTTCCCTGCTGGTGGTTCCGGCCCGCGATCCGTGGTCAGCTATCGTGCAAACGGCCAATGCCATGCAGTCTTCCGCCGTAATAATCGGCCTCTCCAGCCGGATGAGCTCTCAGGAACAGGCATTCAACCTCGGTCGGGCATGGGAAGCCGCGCCCGAACCCAAGCGCCAGTTCGTTTTGCAGGTGGTGCGTCCCGACATTTCGGTCGACACCTTCCGCATCGGTCCCCACGCGCCGACGATGAAGTCGGAAGACGTTCACCTGGTGCATCGTCTGTGGTTGAGCATTACCAAGGAAAGAGGGATGGATCGCGTCCACCACTCGGACGTGGTCACACTGGCCTTAACACGTTTCGCCCGTGATTACACCGGACGCGACCGCGATGACATTCTGCGTGAATTGAAACACGACGGAGGACGCGCACAGACGCCTTCCCTGCCAGACGAAGGCCCAACCCTCACCGCGGAGCCTCCCTCGCCCGACGAGGAGACGGACAAACACAAGCGGCCGCCAAGCAGTAATCGGCCCTTCTAG
- a CDS encoding dihydrofolate reductase family protein yields MREFQVLFDDGEPSSIESDVLRPYGRLGFPAPPEGRPWIYANFVQSMDGITSLLGRHGSGGDISQSSEDRWLMDVLRAHADAVIMGLNTLVHERVYMGNPRGPVFRIANAEVQELRKILGRVKFKNVFVTNSANLELADFRVFDSEEVDAFVVTTTAGASRLRAQRHPMVTIIESGEWPRVDLQRMVRLLREQLGIRYLLCEGGPTFYGSMAKAGLIDEKFVTVAPVEVGQAAPPEQEMAEFDKTRLRPNTFTGPGFTKEKMSRWKWLSCRKAGDHEFNRYRLLRNL; encoded by the coding sequence ATGCGTGAGTTTCAGGTGTTGTTTGACGATGGAGAGCCCAGTTCGATTGAGAGCGATGTCCTTCGTCCGTATGGTCGATTGGGGTTCCCTGCGCCGCCGGAAGGCCGGCCTTGGATCTACGCGAACTTTGTACAGTCGATGGATGGAATCACGTCACTCCTGGGACGGCACGGGTCGGGTGGGGACATTTCCCAATCGTCAGAGGACCGCTGGCTGATGGATGTGCTGCGCGCGCACGCCGATGCCGTCATCATGGGACTGAACACGCTTGTGCACGAACGCGTTTACATGGGGAACCCGAGGGGGCCGGTGTTCCGAATCGCGAATGCCGAGGTGCAAGAACTTCGGAAAATACTTGGGCGGGTAAAGTTCAAGAACGTATTTGTGACGAATTCGGCGAACCTGGAATTGGCAGACTTTCGCGTTTTCGACAGCGAAGAGGTGGATGCCTTCGTGGTCACCACGACGGCGGGGGCGTCGCGATTGCGCGCACAACGGCATCCGATGGTGACGATCATCGAGTCAGGGGAATGGCCGCGGGTTGATCTGCAACGAATGGTGAGGCTTCTGCGGGAACAACTAGGAATCCGCTACCTTCTGTGCGAAGGCGGGCCGACGTTCTACGGATCGATGGCAAAAGCTGGATTGATCGACGAAAAGTTTGTCACCGTGGCACCCGTCGAGGTAGGACAAGCCGCTCCACCGGAGCAGGAGATGGCGGAGTTCGACAAGACACGGTTGCGACCGAACACCTTCACCGGGCCTGGGTTCACGAAGGAAAAGATGTCGCGATGGAAATGGCTGAGTTGCCGGAAGGCCGGCGATCACGAGTTCAATCGATATCGATTGCTGAGAAACTTATAG
- a CDS encoding HD domain-containing protein, producing MSSITTFTENPRLTQRFNDALVFTAELHCRQTRKGGDQIPYISHLLGVASLVIEAGGDEDMAIAALLHDAVEDQGGMETLERIRERFGERVAHVVVGCTDDFTGHNRTAWCDRKTKYIEHLREESDEETRIVSLADKVHNARTILLDYIEQGDAVFARFRARKDGTIWYYRSLVDAFRYAEEKRPIQHHARGHERLLRELDRLIGKLEQRTNIDGRSVNPCRG from the coding sequence ATGAGTAGCATTACGACGTTTACGGAAAACCCGCGACTTACGCAGCGTTTCAACGATGCGCTGGTGTTTACGGCTGAGCTGCACTGCCGGCAAACGCGTAAGGGCGGAGACCAGATCCCATACATCTCGCACCTGCTCGGAGTCGCTTCGCTGGTGATCGAAGCCGGCGGGGATGAGGACATGGCGATTGCCGCGCTCCTGCACGACGCAGTTGAGGACCAGGGCGGCATGGAGACGCTGGAACGAATCCGCGAACGTTTTGGAGAGCGTGTAGCTCATGTGGTTGTCGGCTGTACAGATGACTTCACGGGGCACAACAGAACCGCCTGGTGCGACCGGAAGACGAAGTACATCGAGCACCTGCGCGAAGAATCCGACGAAGAGACCAGGATTGTGTCGCTGGCCGACAAGGTCCATAACGCACGCACCATCCTGCTGGACTACATCGAGCAGGGAGACGCGGTGTTTGCACGCTTCCGTGCACGCAAGGACGGCACGATCTGGTACTACCGCTCGCTTGTGGATGCATTTCGCTACGCCGAGGAGAAGCGTCCGATCCAGCACCATGCGCGTGGTCACGAGCGATTGCTCCGGGAACTGGATCGGCTCATTGGAAAGCTGGAACAAAGAACGAATATTGACGGTCGGAGCGTCAATCCATGTCGAGGATGA
- a CDS encoding CoA-binding protein — MEDKLPETDPMLNVLKQAKTIAVVGLSDNPLRSSYGVSAYMQSQGYRIVPVNPNCDYVLGEKSYASLLDIPEKVDIVNIFRRSEYVPAIVEQAIQIKAPAIWMQETVVHAEAAEKARKQGIFVVMDTCILKEHRRLVR, encoded by the coding sequence ATGGAGGACAAGTTGCCGGAAACCGATCCCATGCTGAACGTATTGAAACAGGCGAAAACGATTGCGGTCGTTGGATTGTCGGACAACCCACTTCGCTCAAGCTACGGCGTCTCCGCGTACATGCAATCGCAGGGCTACCGCATCGTCCCCGTAAACCCGAACTGCGACTACGTGCTCGGCGAGAAGTCATATGCTTCGCTGCTCGATATTCCGGAGAAGGTGGACATCGTGAACATCTTCCGCCGCTCCGAATACGTGCCGGCTATTGTGGAACAGGCAATCCAGATCAAGGCTCCCGCTATCTGGATGCAGGAGACCGTCGTTCACGCCGAAGCCGCTGAAAAGGCACGTAAGCAGGGCATTTTTGTGGTGATGGATACCTGCATTCTGAAGGAACACCGCAGGCTCGTGCGCTAG
- a CDS encoding replication-associated recombination protein A, with protein sequence MSLFNTAPNLPEPVDKSRPLADRMRPRTLDEFVGQQHILAPGKPLRVQIERDDAGSIIFWGPPGVGKTTLAHIIAGVTRAEFIEFSAVLSGIKEIKQVMAEAEKARQYGTRTIVFVDEIHRFNKAQQDAFLPHVEKGNIRLIGATTENPSFEIISALLSRCRVYVLNPLTEEQIVMLLQRALADEERGLGELRLTAEPSALAKIAAYSSGDARSGYNVLEIASTLAKDTNSDVITDAIVESALQKRILRYDKAGEEHYNLISALHKSVRNSDPDAALYWLARMLEAGEDPLYIARRVVRMSVEDVGLADPHALQISMAAKEAVDFIGLPEGNLALAEAVVYMSLAPKSNALYTAYGAVKADVEHTAADPVPLHLRNPVTSLMKDVGYGKGYEYAHDYEEKVANMECLPDNLRGRRYYYPTDQGIEKRIRDRMEEIRKIRSKS encoded by the coding sequence ATGAGCCTCTTCAACACTGCTCCGAACCTGCCTGAACCGGTGGACAAATCACGTCCGCTGGCGGACCGTATGCGCCCGCGCACGCTCGACGAATTCGTGGGGCAGCAGCACATTCTCGCGCCGGGCAAGCCGTTGCGCGTGCAGATCGAGCGCGACGATGCAGGCTCCATCATCTTCTGGGGACCGCCGGGTGTCGGTAAAACCACGCTCGCGCACATTATCGCGGGCGTCACGCGTGCTGAGTTCATCGAGTTCTCGGCCGTATTGTCAGGAATTAAGGAAATCAAGCAGGTGATGGCTGAGGCCGAGAAGGCCCGGCAATACGGCACGCGAACGATCGTGTTCGTTGACGAGATTCACCGTTTCAATAAGGCGCAGCAGGACGCGTTTCTTCCTCACGTGGAGAAGGGCAACATTCGGCTGATAGGCGCTACGACCGAAAATCCCTCATTCGAGATCATCTCCGCATTGCTGTCGCGCTGCCGCGTGTATGTCCTGAACCCACTGACTGAAGAACAGATCGTGATGCTGCTGCAACGTGCGCTGGCAGATGAGGAACGCGGGCTAGGCGAGTTGCGGCTTACCGCGGAGCCAAGTGCCCTCGCGAAGATCGCTGCGTATTCAAGCGGCGACGCGCGATCCGGGTACAACGTGCTTGAGATTGCATCCACGCTCGCGAAGGACACAAACTCCGACGTCATCACCGACGCCATCGTGGAATCAGCGCTTCAGAAGCGCATTCTGCGTTACGACAAAGCAGGAGAGGAGCACTATAACCTCATCTCCGCTTTGCACAAGTCGGTTCGCAACAGCGATCCCGACGCCGCGCTCTACTGGCTGGCGCGCATGCTGGAAGCTGGTGAGGACCCGCTCTACATTGCCCGGCGTGTAGTCCGCATGTCAGTAGAAGACGTGGGATTGGCCGACCCACATGCTCTCCAGATTTCGATGGCGGCGAAGGAAGCTGTCGATTTCATCGGGCTGCCGGAAGGAAACCTGGCGCTCGCCGAAGCAGTTGTTTACATGTCGCTGGCGCCGAAATCAAATGCACTCTATACAGCTTATGGCGCTGTAAAAGCGGATGTGGAACACACCGCCGCCGATCCTGTTCCGTTGCACCTGCGTAACCCGGTTACCAGCTTGATGAAGGATGTGGGATACGGAAAAGGCTACGAGTACGCGCACGACTACGAAGAGAAGGTCGCCAACATGGAGTGCTTGCCCGACAACCTGCGCGGACGCCGCTACTACTACCCCACGGATCAAGGTATAGAAAAGCGGATTCGCGACCGAATGGAAGAAATCCGGAAAATCAGAAGCAAAAGCTAG
- a CDS encoding transglycosylase SLT domain-containing protein: protein MFSWRKIRLRPTRIHASLLRASLFLFLGLTVLPSVQAGDRITAIRDENGRTVYVNDESAPVRPTKASARTAPRSSARYVYWSNAERRWIPVKRPSYAALTAARSAAAEVQSYVSSQPKGRGASDNPNYRTLATGYQVSSAEIDRAIEEAAQKHNVDPNLVRAIVKVESNFNSRAVSRKGAMGLMQLMPATARSLNVTNPFDPKQNVEAGVRHLKELLANNNGDVPLSLAAYNAGQGAVNRNNGVPPYRETRDYVKRITELYWNGAPGRFFTSTAAPIRISRNPNGVLRITNTE from the coding sequence ATGTTTTCTTGGCGAAAGATCCGGCTGCGGCCGACGCGAATTCACGCTTCTCTTCTCCGCGCCTCCTTGTTCCTCTTCCTGGGATTGACTGTGCTTCCAAGCGTTCAGGCCGGCGACCGCATCACTGCCATTCGCGACGAGAACGGGCGCACCGTTTACGTAAACGACGAAAGCGCTCCCGTGCGTCCCACCAAGGCCTCCGCTCGCACCGCGCCACGGTCGTCTGCCCGCTACGTCTACTGGAGTAACGCCGAGCGCCGTTGGATTCCTGTAAAGCGACCCTCCTACGCGGCTCTGACTGCCGCCCGAAGCGCGGCCGCCGAAGTCCAAAGTTACGTTTCTTCCCAACCGAAGGGTCGGGGTGCCTCCGACAACCCGAACTACCGTACTTTGGCAACTGGATACCAGGTTTCATCCGCCGAGATCGACCGCGCCATCGAGGAAGCCGCCCAAAAGCACAACGTGGACCCAAATCTGGTTCGGGCGATCGTCAAAGTCGAATCCAATTTCAATTCGCGGGCCGTATCCCGCAAGGGCGCGATGGGCCTGATGCAGTTAATGCCCGCCACTGCCCGCAGCTTGAATGTTACGAATCCATTCGATCCGAAACAAAACGTGGAAGCAGGTGTTCGGCATCTTAAGGAACTGCTCGCGAATAATAACGGTGACGTCCCGTTATCGCTGGCTGCTTATAACGCCGGACAAGGTGCGGTGAACCGTAACAACGGCGTGCCTCCGTACCGGGAAACGAGAGACTACGTAAAAAGAATTACCGAACTTTACTGGAACGGTGCGCCGGGCCGGTTCTTTACTTCGACCGCCGCACCTATCCGGATTTCTCGTAACCCGAACGGGGTGCTCAGGATTACCAATACGGAATGA
- the lnt gene encoding apolipoprotein N-acyltransferase: MQIAPVTNQNANAAERSFELRNVRGWIPWTLAFFSGVLQVLIFPLPNWTFLCWVALAPLFAAALLAGNRYSGRPLRAAMHGFLVAWVSGITFYAGSCYWVYHVMFLYGGLSAPLAGGVLVLFCLYVGLVHGIFGALLAFMASRAGWGIRALLLAPFFWVAAELFRARVIAFPWDLLGTVLVDNIPMSRIATVTGVYGLSFEVALMNATFIGILLMNRKRRTLGLAAFIFMFGILETGSFLPAPESTSSGTARIVQQNLPLNLDWTPEFYEQTLADLKKLSIMQPGEGMPGDPLPDLVVWPESPAPFFENEPRYRQTLSDIARESRAYVLAGMLGTRHGTEPAQELFNSAELIDPSGEWIARYDKIHLVPFGEYVPLQNLLSFAKKLTKEVGNFVPGTERMVLPVHTYKLGIFICYESIFPDEVRLFARDGAGLLVNISNDGWFGNTAAPMQHLRMARMRAIENNRWVVRSTNTGVSGSIDPLGRVVKQLRRNVRVGLDVPYGVITSTTFYTRHGDWFAWTCAIISIGALFLRSPFRTGVST, translated from the coding sequence ATGCAAATCGCTCCAGTGACGAATCAGAATGCGAATGCGGCCGAGCGGAGTTTTGAGCTCCGCAATGTAAGAGGCTGGATACCCTGGACTCTTGCTTTCTTTTCCGGGGTTCTCCAGGTGCTTATCTTCCCGCTCCCAAATTGGACATTCCTCTGCTGGGTTGCGCTTGCCCCATTGTTTGCGGCCGCATTGCTGGCGGGTAATCGCTATTCGGGACGGCCTCTGCGGGCAGCAATGCACGGCTTTCTGGTGGCGTGGGTGAGCGGTATCACTTTCTATGCCGGATCGTGCTACTGGGTGTACCACGTGATGTTCCTCTACGGCGGCCTGAGCGCTCCGCTCGCCGGAGGGGTGCTGGTTCTGTTCTGTCTATACGTGGGCCTGGTGCACGGAATATTCGGCGCGCTGCTCGCATTCATGGCTTCGCGGGCCGGGTGGGGGATACGTGCCCTGCTTCTGGCGCCCTTCTTCTGGGTGGCAGCGGAGTTGTTCCGCGCTCGGGTGATCGCCTTCCCGTGGGATCTTCTAGGAACCGTGTTGGTGGATAACATCCCCATGTCGCGAATTGCCACGGTAACGGGGGTTTATGGGCTGTCGTTTGAAGTGGCCCTTATGAATGCCACCTTCATCGGAATCCTGTTGATGAACCGGAAACGGCGCACTCTGGGCCTTGCGGCATTCATCTTCATGTTCGGTATTCTCGAGACAGGTTCCTTCCTGCCGGCGCCCGAGAGCACCTCCAGCGGAACCGCGCGGATCGTTCAGCAGAACCTGCCGCTCAACCTCGACTGGACCCCCGAGTTCTATGAACAAACGCTGGCCGACCTGAAGAAGTTGAGCATCATGCAACCGGGAGAGGGTATGCCCGGTGACCCTCTGCCGGACTTGGTGGTCTGGCCGGAATCGCCGGCGCCATTCTTTGAGAACGAGCCGCGGTACCGGCAGACGCTCAGCGACATTGCGCGGGAATCCCGGGCGTACGTACTGGCTGGAATGTTGGGTACGCGGCACGGTACGGAACCGGCTCAGGAACTCTTCAACTCAGCCGAGTTGATTGATCCGAGCGGAGAATGGATCGCCCGCTACGACAAGATTCATCTGGTGCCCTTTGGCGAGTATGTTCCTTTGCAGAACCTGTTGAGTTTCGCGAAGAAGTTGACGAAGGAAGTGGGCAATTTTGTTCCGGGAACGGAACGGATGGTGCTGCCGGTCCACACCTACAAGCTTGGAATTTTCATCTGTTACGAGTCGATCTTTCCGGACGAGGTGCGGCTGTTCGCGCGCGACGGCGCGGGCCTGCTGGTGAACATTTCCAACGACGGCTGGTTCGGGAATACAGCGGCACCGATGCAGCATCTACGCATGGCTCGGATGAGGGCGATCGAGAACAATCGCTGGGTCGTGCGTTCTACCAACACGGGAGTGAGCGGCTCAATCGACCCGCTGGGGCGCGTTGTGAAGCAGCTCCGGCGTAACGTTCGCGTTGGGCTCGACGTCCCTTATGGCGTGATTACCAGCACCACTTTCTACACTCGACATGGAGATTGGTTCGCGTGGACGTGTGCGATAATCAGTATCGGAGCTCTATTTTTGCGCTCACCATTTCGAACCGGTGTATCTACCTAA
- a CDS encoding cation transporter — MASGAQSLSRQHFIRRGLRLEYLTLGWNSLEAVIAVVAGLTAGSIALVGFGFDSVVECLSGAVLVWRLRTDAELHRRERVEAVALRLVGVSFLILGAYVAWEAIATLIEREAPEHSPPGIALAIASLIVMPLLARAKRTVAKSISSNAMHADSRQTDICAYLSAILLGGLVLNAALGWWWADPLAALIMTPIILKEGVDAIRGKNCGCEWPLAESGCTDGCHE, encoded by the coding sequence ATGGCTTCAGGAGCGCAATCTCTCAGTCGACAGCACTTCATCCGCCGGGGTCTGCGTCTTGAGTACCTGACCCTCGGGTGGAATTCTCTCGAGGCGGTCATCGCCGTAGTGGCGGGACTTACGGCGGGCAGCATTGCGCTGGTCGGGTTCGGCTTCGACTCTGTCGTCGAGTGCCTGTCAGGAGCTGTACTCGTGTGGCGGCTGCGCACGGATGCGGAACTGCATCGGCGTGAGCGCGTGGAGGCGGTTGCCCTCCGGTTGGTCGGGGTGAGCTTCCTTATTCTTGGAGCTTATGTCGCGTGGGAAGCGATTGCCACGTTGATCGAGCGGGAGGCACCAGAGCATAGTCCTCCCGGTATCGCGCTGGCTATCGCATCATTGATCGTGATGCCGCTCCTTGCACGAGCGAAGCGCACCGTGGCAAAAAGCATAAGCAGCAATGCCATGCATGCTGATTCGCGACAGACGGATATCTGTGCCTATCTTTCGGCAATCTTACTGGGCGGACTCGTTCTGAACGCAGCCCTGGGATGGTGGTGGGCTGACCCGTTGGCTGCACTCATCATGACGCCGATTATTCTGAAAGAAGGGGTCGACGCGATTCGCGGCAAGAATTGCGGATGCGAGTGGCCACTCGCGGAATCGGGCTGCACGGACGGATGTCATGAGTAG
- the prfB gene encoding peptide chain release factor 2, with protein MTCGSIFDPSKARGQLNEIEKHIADPAIWANPERSQSLMRERKRLETILNTEEELGRRASEIETYFELAREGEHVESELKGEVNALSQQVEKLETETLLSGDNDMLNAIVTIHPGAGGTESQDWADMLLRMYLRWAERQGFGTSVYDYQPGEEAGLKSVTFSVTGEYAFGLLTSEIGVHRLVRISPFDQAKRRHTSFASVFVSPEIDDSIDVVIRAEDLRIDTYRSGGRGGQHVNTTDSAVRLTHIPTGIVVACQNERSQHKNKERAMSVLRSKLYEYEMEKKRAETKKIEESKLDIDFGSQIRSYVLAPYRMVKDHRTKVEVGDVDRVLDGDLQPFISGYLRMRRNESQGGTAVSA; from the coding sequence GTGACCTGCGGGAGTATCTTTGACCCCTCCAAAGCCCGCGGCCAGCTAAACGAAATCGAAAAACACATTGCAGACCCTGCTATTTGGGCGAACCCTGAACGCTCCCAGTCGCTCATGCGCGAGCGCAAGCGCCTGGAAACCATCCTGAACACCGAGGAAGAGCTGGGCCGCCGGGCATCAGAGATCGAAACGTACTTTGAGTTGGCCCGGGAAGGCGAACACGTCGAGTCGGAGTTGAAGGGTGAAGTAAATGCGCTCAGTCAACAGGTCGAGAAACTCGAGACGGAAACCTTGCTCTCGGGTGACAACGATATGCTGAACGCGATTGTGACCATTCATCCCGGCGCGGGCGGCACTGAGTCGCAGGACTGGGCGGACATGCTGCTGCGTATGTACCTGCGCTGGGCGGAGCGACAGGGCTTCGGCACCAGTGTTTATGACTATCAACCCGGCGAAGAGGCGGGGCTGAAGTCGGTGACGTTCTCGGTCACCGGAGAATATGCATTCGGATTGCTGACCAGCGAGATCGGCGTCCACCGGCTTGTGCGGATCTCGCCATTCGATCAGGCAAAACGCCGGCATACATCGTTCGCCAGCGTGTTCGTGTCGCCGGAGATCGACGACTCGATTGACGTGGTGATTCGTGCGGAAGACCTGCGGATTGATACATACCGTTCCGGCGGCCGGGGTGGGCAGCACGTCAACACGACGGACTCGGCAGTTCGGCTGACGCATATCCCCACCGGCATTGTGGTGGCCTGCCAGAACGAGCGCTCGCAGCACAAGAACAAGGAGCGCGCCATGAGCGTGCTTCGTTCGAAGCTGTACGAGTACGAGATGGAGAAGAAACGGGCAGAAACGAAGAAGATTGAAGAATCCAAACTCGATATCGACTTTGGCTCGCAGATTCGGTCATATGTACTTGCACCCTACCGAATGGTGAAAGACCACCGCACGAAGGTGGAAGTCGGCGACGTGGATCGGGTGCTGGATGGAGATCTGCAGCCGTTTATCAGCGGGTATCTGCGCATGCGGCGCAACGAATCTCAGGGTGGGACGGCAGTCTCGGCATAA